In Sporocytophaga myxococcoides DSM 11118, one DNA window encodes the following:
- a CDS encoding T9SS type A sorting domain-containing protein → MKKNLLFVVFFLLSGLLMSQPQLVSELPDRPSHFTPFGEGEDLYFAIKDQLWHSSGNPANTQMVIDLNEHIASILTDNENIYIVTQDPSPKYYISDGTALGTVLQPNGDDFPFPPSESAPYVLNGYTYYISGDSLLRTNGPGATPEVILEDDDFADNIDGTQDNNFAFVRILGVLDDKLIFATSFHEYGTGDDVLKIYSTNGSIGDTTFLQRIDIGYNFSLIEYYKGKILFVVNNNLAMNFPVFITDGTAEGTVQLTEPIGFDPHSVEFKEVDGKAVLIIAGESGRYFWQTDGTPENTFRFLFIEAYYSEYRGVENIGPTLFYISQTDEDNLSDFISDYGLFQMNINDTIPHQVNKLTTDPADSYIGTYNLTNVNGTLYFATGYLNAGAFSTDQTPRLWKYSSPFLTEVVTSVVEKPDTKMTAFPNPFYDKLQLKNCDSKSVTLTNALGTIVHQEQSIAGIIDLSHLSSGIYFVYVEGQTEIMKVVKK, encoded by the coding sequence ATGAAGAAAAATTTACTTTTCGTCGTCTTTTTTTTACTTAGTGGCCTGCTGATGTCACAACCACAACTAGTTTCTGAACTGCCAGACCGTCCAAGTCATTTTACCCCATTTGGAGAGGGCGAAGATCTTTACTTTGCTATCAAAGATCAATTGTGGCATTCCAGTGGTAACCCGGCAAATACTCAAATGGTGATCGATCTGAATGAACATATTGCTTCAATTTTAACAGATAATGAGAATATATATATCGTTACTCAAGATCCTTCGCCGAAATATTATATTTCAGATGGTACAGCTCTTGGAACTGTTCTTCAACCAAACGGTGATGATTTTCCCTTTCCTCCATCCGAAAGTGCACCATACGTATTAAATGGATACACATACTATATTTCTGGTGATTCTTTGCTTCGAACTAATGGCCCTGGAGCTACACCTGAAGTAATTCTGGAGGATGATGATTTTGCTGATAATATAGACGGAACGCAAGATAATAATTTTGCATTTGTCAGGATACTGGGCGTGCTTGATGATAAGTTGATCTTTGCTACTAGTTTTCATGAATATGGTACAGGAGATGATGTCCTTAAAATATATTCAACGAACGGGTCGATAGGTGATACTACTTTTTTACAAAGAATAGATATTGGTTATAATTTTAGTCTTATAGAATATTACAAAGGCAAGATTCTGTTTGTTGTAAATAATAATCTGGCAATGAATTTCCCTGTCTTTATTACAGATGGAACAGCTGAAGGTACAGTACAGTTGACTGAACCTATTGGATTTGATCCACATTCAGTAGAATTCAAGGAAGTTGACGGGAAGGCTGTTCTGATCATAGCAGGTGAATCCGGTAGATATTTCTGGCAAACAGATGGAACTCCGGAAAATACTTTTCGTTTCTTATTTATAGAAGCTTATTATTCAGAGTATAGAGGTGTTGAAAATATTGGCCCTACTTTATTTTATATTAGTCAGACAGATGAAGATAATCTTAGTGATTTTATAAGTGACTATGGACTTTTTCAAATGAATATAAATGATACCATTCCGCATCAGGTGAATAAACTTACTACGGATCCTGCAGACAGTTATATTGGAACTTATAATCTTACTAATGTAAATGGAACATTGTACTTCGCTACAGGATATTTAAATGCCGGAGCTTTTAGCACAGATCAAACTCCGAGATTATGGAAGTATAGTTCTCCGTTCCTGACTGAAGTTGTTACTTCGGTAGTGGAGAAGCCTGATACAAAAATGACAGCTTTCCCAAATCCTTTTTATGATAAATTGCAATTGAAGAATTGTGATAGCAAATCCGTTACGCTGACTAATGCATTAGGCACTATTGTACATCAGGAACAATCCATCGCCGGTATTATTGACCTTTCACATTTGTCAAGCGGGATTTACTTTGTGTATGTGGAAGGTCAGACGGAAATAATGAAAGTTGTTAAAAAGTAA